A stretch of the Clostridiales bacterium genome encodes the following:
- a CDS encoding class I SAM-dependent methyltransferase, with protein sequence MSRKDQIRDAYKTTGGQASFYDGMMTYSTWLGKAICRIVWNMDGEKNAAYLEKALSGIPEDFSGKLLEVPVGTGVLTMPVYQTLPRAAITCLDYSPDMMAAAQEKAKRLGIANVTFTQGDVGALPFADESFDIVLSLNGFHAFPDKEAAYRETFRVLKKGGTFCGCFYIRDECRRTDWFIRHLYQPKGFFTAPYETQSSLRERLSQMYENAEVTVVEGIGCFCCRK encoded by the coding sequence ATGTCCAGAAAAGATCAGATCAGGGATGCCTACAAAACCACCGGCGGACAGGCCAGCTTTTATGACGGCATGATGACCTATTCCACATGGCTGGGGAAGGCCATCTGCCGTATAGTATGGAACATGGACGGAGAAAAGAACGCAGCCTACCTGGAGAAGGCACTCTCCGGCATTCCGGAGGACTTTTCAGGCAAGCTGCTGGAGGTGCCGGTAGGCACAGGCGTGTTGACCATGCCGGTCTATCAGACGCTGCCCAGGGCGGCTATCACCTGCCTGGATTATTCCCCGGACATGATGGCCGCAGCGCAGGAGAAAGCAAAGCGGCTTGGCATTGCCAACGTGACTTTCACCCAGGGCGACGTGGGGGCGCTCCCCTTTGCGGACGAATCCTTTGACATCGTCCTGTCCCTGAACGGCTTTCACGCCTTCCCGGACAAGGAGGCGGCGTACAGGGAGACCTTCCGGGTGCTGAAAAAGGGCGGTACCTTCTGCGGATGCTTCTACATCCGGGACGAGTGCAGAAGAACAGACTGGTTCATCCGGCATCTCTATCAGCCGAAAGGTTTTTTCACCGCGCCTTATGAAACGCAAAGTAGCCTGCGGGAGAGGCTGTCCCAAATGTACGAAAATGCTGAGGTAACAGTGGTCGAGGGGATCGGCTGCTTTTGCTGCAGAAAGTGA
- a CDS encoding L-2-amino-thiazoline-4-carboxylic acid hydrolase codes for MEKAIQKYGNVYRKALLFRHCREIEAKTAAYEARLRAMYASDGFKAHSVYPTTNTTHVYAVIAMCLELKALGLTDTEIIETINHGFVRRRNFFRRIIRAIDLLPNSFSIAKKWNISDHDRRVRDGSITYDRFDVGEDRIEYRISRCVYVEMFETYGIRSLCKIFCMTDTTSYENLRRHVTFIRHSDLSDGDACHDEIIRRRKSQ; via the coding sequence ATGGAGAAAGCCATCCAGAAATACGGCAACGTGTACCGAAAAGCACTGCTATTCCGGCATTGCCGGGAGATCGAGGCAAAGACTGCAGCTTATGAAGCGCGGCTGCGGGCGATGTACGCCTCGGACGGATTCAAAGCGCACAGCGTTTATCCCACTACGAATACAACCCATGTCTATGCCGTGATCGCCATGTGTCTGGAGCTGAAAGCGCTCGGCCTCACCGACACGGAGATTATCGAGACGATCAACCATGGATTTGTGCGCCGGCGAAACTTCTTCAGGCGGATCATCCGCGCCATTGATCTGCTGCCGAACAGCTTCAGTATCGCGAAAAAATGGAATATATCCGATCATGACAGGCGGGTCAGAGATGGCAGCATCACCTATGACCGATTTGATGTCGGCGAAGACAGAATCGAATACCGCATCTCCAGATGCGTGTACGTCGAAATGTTCGAGACCTACGGCATCCGCAGTCTGTGCAAGATCTTCTGCATGACGGACACAACCTCGTATGAAAACCTGCGCCGGCACGTGACCTTCATCCGGCATTCGGACCTGTCGGATGGGGACGCCTGCCACGATGAAATCATTCGGAGGAGGAAATCGCAATGA
- a CDS encoding class I SAM-dependent methyltransferase, whose amino-acid sequence MKLSLKEYDAMQSGWRKWINEHMEISGFKAWGMDFAGKDILEVGCGSGYSASLIVKDHPKSYTGMDIMPEQLEKAEALGLPDARFVQGDAADLSRFADGSFDMIVDFMILHHVEGWRRFLDEAFRVLRPGGEMYINDLTRKGVHLTDALFHWEHAEEPLFTMKEFEQQALKSGFTAVKRCNYAGLDFCFKFEKAKG is encoded by the coding sequence ATGAAACTGAGTCTCAAGGAATACGACGCCATGCAGTCCGGCTGGCGCAAATGGATCAACGAGCACATGGAAATCAGCGGCTTTAAGGCCTGGGGTATGGATTTCGCCGGGAAGGATATCCTGGAGGTCGGCTGCGGGTCCGGCTATTCCGCGTCCCTGATCGTCAAAGACCATCCGAAAAGCTATACCGGCATGGATATCATGCCGGAGCAGCTGGAAAAGGCGGAAGCGCTTGGGCTGCCGGACGCAAGGTTTGTCCAGGGGGACGCGGCCGATCTGAGTCGGTTTGCGGACGGGAGCTTCGACATGATCGTAGACTTTATGATCCTCCACCACGTGGAGGGCTGGAGGCGATTCCTGGATGAAGCCTTCCGTGTTCTCAGACCCGGCGGCGAGATGTACATCAACGACCTGACGCGGAAAGGGGTCCATCTGACGGACGCCCTCTTCCATTGGGAGCACGCGGAGGAGCCGCTGTTCACGATGAAGGAGTTTGAACAGCAGGCCCTGAAGAGCGGCTTCACGGCTGTCAAACGGTGCAATTACGCAGGTCTGGACTTCTGCTTCAAATTTGAAAAAGCAAAGGGGTAA